The window TGCGGATTAAATTCGTTCAGTTTAGGAATTATTTTATCCAAAATAATTTTCAAATACATTTTTCTTTCAGTCCCCGCAGGAAGTGGAAAATTTAAAGTAAGTCCCTTGCCATCTCCTTTTCCAATTTCAGTTGCAGCTCCGGTACCTGGATAAAACGGAAATTGATGCAAGCTGATAAATAACACTTTAGAAGACTCATAAAAAATTTCTTGAGTACCATTACCGTGGTGAACATCCCAATCGATGATCGCAATTCGATACAAATTGCATTTTTCGATAGCATATTGAGCGCCGATAGCAATGTTATTGAAAAGACAAAAACCCATCACTCGATTCGATTCAGCATGATGTCCAGGGGGGCGAATAGCGCAGAAAACTCGAGAGAATTTTTTAGACAATACATTATCTACGGCGGTTAAAACTCCGCCTGCTGCAAGCAAAGCGGTTTCCAGACTGTATTCATTGGCATAAGTATCACCGGAATCGAGAATTTGTTTTCCGGATTTAATTGAATCTTGAACGTAATCTAAGTGTCGCTTCGTATGTACTAAGAGAATTTCTTCTTCAGGAGCAATTCGCGGCTCGAGAAATTGAAATTTGTTTTTCAATGTCGAACTCTTCTTGATTGAACTAATAATTGTATTCAATCGATCGGGATTTTCTGAATGATAAAATGGGGGAGAGTGAAGCAAATATTTATCTGAATAGACAATTCCTATCATAACTAATATGAACAATTATTTGTGTTGTCTCTCCAATGGTGTAGTCGATAACAACTATTTTACCTGCTGTCACCGACAGTCGGTGAAAACATTCAAATTACTTTTTCTTCGACTTAACTGGTCTTTTTCTTGTAACTGACTTTTTCCTGGTAGCTGATTTACTAGCAGCTTTTTTGGTTTTGTATTTAGACGCTTTTTTTAAAGTTTTTTTCATTGAAGCAGGTTTAGTTTTCTTTTGAACTTTTGCTTTTTTTACGACTTTCGATTTTACTGTTTTCTTTTTCGCAGTTTTTTGCTTTACAACTTTTTTTACCTTTTTAACTTTACGAACTTTCATCTTCCTCTGTCCTGCAACGAGATTGAGGGCACTCCCCGCCTTGAACCATTCAATCTGATTTTTGTTGTAGGAATGATTTAAAAGAATTTCATCCGAAGTCCCATCTGAATGGTGAATGATCATTTGAAGTTGTTTGCCTGGAGTAAGATTTTTTAGTCTAATAATATCGAATTTATCATCCTCACGAACTAAGTCATAATTGTTGGGATTTGAAAAAGTTAGCGCGAGAATTCCTTGTTTCTTCAAATTTGTTTCATGGATTCTTGCAAATGACTTTACAACAATTGCTTTCGCACCTAAGTGGCGAGGCTCCATGGCGGCATGCTCGCGTGAGGAACCTTCACCGTAATTCTCATCACCGATAACGATCCAGCCAGTTTTGGCTGCCTTATAATCACGAGCCACATCTGATACAGATTTAATTTCACCGGTTACTAAGTTTTTTGTTTTACCGGCTTCACCCGAGAAGTTATTAATTGCACCGATGAACATATTATTTGAAATGTTATCCAAATGCCCACGATATTTTAACCACGGTCCAGCAGGTGAAATATGATCAGTAGTACATTTTCCTTTTGCTTTAACAAGAAGCGGCAGGTTTATAAAATCTTTTCCATCCCACTTGTTGAATGGACTCAGAGCTTGAAGTCGCTCGCTTTCGGCTGAAATTTGTACTTTAATTTTTGAACCATCTTTTGCAGGTTCAACGTAGCCTTCTTCATCTGTTACAAATCCATTTTGTGGAAGTTCGTCACCGATTGGGGGAGATAATTTTACTTCGTCACCGTTTTCATTTAATAATGTATCGGTCGCAGGATTGAAAGAGAGCTTTCCTGCGATAGCTAATGCCGTAGTAAGTTCGGGACCTGCAACAAAAGCTAATGTTTCAGGATTGCCATCATTTCGTTTTGCAAAATTTCTATTGAAAGAAGTTACTATTGTATTCCGTTCACCTTTTTGGATATCCATTCGCTTCCACATTCCAATACAAGGACCGCAGGCATTTGCGAGAACTGTTCCGCCTAGCTCAGTTAAAGTCTGCAGTTGTCCATCACGTTCAATTGTCGCACGAATTTGTTCCGATCCCGGAGTGATTGTGAATTGTGATTTTGCTTTCAATCCTTTTTGAAGTGCTTGGCGTGCGATGGCAGCAGACCGATCGATATCTTCATAACTCGAATTTGTACAGCTTCCGATCAATGCAACGCTGAGTTTAT of the Ignavibacteria bacterium genome contains:
- a CDS encoding histone deacetylase → MIGIVYSDKYLLHSPPFYHSENPDRLNTIISSIKKSSTLKNKFQFLEPRIAPEEEILLVHTKRHLDYVQDSIKSGKQILDSGDTYANEYSLETALLAAGGVLTAVDNVLSKKFSRVFCAIRPPGHHAESNRVMGFCLFNNIAIGAQYAIEKCNLYRIAIIDWDVHHGNGTQEIFYESSKVLFISLHQFPFYPGTGAATEIGKGDGKGLTLNFPLPAGTERKMYLKIILDKIIPKLNEFNPQLMMISSGFDAHKNDPLASMNLLEDDYFLMTRLLNDFAGKTDIPIISVLEGGYNLTALGISVCKHLEGFLNE
- a CDS encoding aconitate hydratase, whose protein sequence is MLFNLDLIKKVYLRHSKNVDAAKKLLGRPMTYTEKILYSHSWEKVKTPFQRGKDFVEFAVDRVAMQDATAQMALLQFMSVGIPKVKVPSTVHCDHLIQAQVGAKDDLLRAFDENKEVYDFLASISNKYGIGFWKPGAGIIHQVVLENYAFPGGMMIGTDSHTPNAGGLGMIAIGVGGADAVDVMAGLPWELKFPKLIGVKLTGQLSGWASPKDIILKLAGILTVKGGTGAIVEYFGEGTNSISCTGKGTICNMGAEIGATTSLFPFDSRMADYLNATGRDEISALAFNLSMKSENYLKADPEVEAEPEKYFDQVIEINLSELEPHLNGPFTPDLAWPISKMKEAVVEKNYPDKLSVALIGSCTNSSYEDIDRSAAIARQALQKGLKAKSQFTITPGSEQIRATIERDGQLQTLTELGGTVLANACGPCIGMWKRMDIQKGERNTIVTSFNRNFAKRNDGNPETLAFVAGPELTTALAIAGKLSFNPATDTLLNENGDEVKLSPPIGDELPQNGFVTDEEGYVEPAKDGSKIKVQISAESERLQALSPFNKWDGKDFINLPLLVKAKGKCTTDHISPAGPWLKYRGHLDNISNNMFIGAINNFSGEAGKTKNLVTGEIKSVSDVARDYKAAKTGWIVIGDENYGEGSSREHAAMEPRHLGAKAIVVKSFARIHETNLKKQGILALTFSNPNNYDLVREDDKFDIIRLKNLTPGKQLQMIIHHSDGTSDEILLNHSYNKNQIEWFKAGSALNLVAGQRKMKVRKVKKVKKVVKQKTAKKKTVKSKVVKKAKVQKKTKPASMKKTLKKASKYKTKKAASKSATRKKSVTRKRPVKSKKK